The sequence aaatagtgtaaaataaaattattaatcttACCTGAGGTCGTTGATTGTCCATTTGTCTTCACAACGGTTCACTCTCTCCGACCAATGAAAATGCAGGGGAAGTTGGAGCTCGTTGGTCGAAGCCGAAAACACATTTTGATTGGTCAACGACTTTTGGCACTGTTTTAACGTGCAAACTCCGAGCGCGAGGGCAAGTGCAGTTATGAGAGCGAGCAAGAAATATTTGAGCGCGAGCGCAGCTTGCTTTGAGTGCGCGCATATGATCTGAGCACGAGAGCAGCGTTTCGAGCGCGCGCATGCAATTTCGTGCGCAAGCACAATTTATTCTTGAACGAGCAGGGTGAATTCGTGCAAGAGCAGAGATAATCCTGCTCGCGcacaaataaaatgtgctcTCGACTCTTGGCACTAATCTGACGCCATAGTCTGGCTAGTATCCACGAATTGCTAATGCGGTCAAGCCAGACTccatatttacagaatacggTCTGTTTATTTGCGAAGTTTTGGCACTAAATTAGCTCCATAGCCTACACTTTAAGTTTTAGTGAgtatctaaaccctgttttacagtACTGATCACATTATCTACACTTTAAGTTTTAGTGAgtatctaaaccctgttttacggtaccaGTCACATTGTCTACACTTTAAGTTTTAGTGAgtatctaaaccctgttttacggtaccaGTCACATTGTCTACACTTTAAGTCTTAGTGcgcatctaaaccctgttttacggtaccaGTCACATTGTCTACACTTTACGTTTTAGTGTGCATCTAAATCTGTTTTACAGTACTGATCACATTGTCTACACTTTAAGTTTTAGTGcgcatctaaaccctgttttacggtactcATCACATTGTCTACGCTAAGTTTTAGTGCCCATCTTAACCCTGTTGTACAGTACTGATCACATTGTCTACACTTTAAGTTTTAGTGcgcatctaaaccctgttttacggtactcATCACATTGTCTACGCTAAGTTTTAGTGCCCATCttaaccctgttttacggtactgatcacattgtctacactaagttttagtgcgcatgcaaaccctgttttacggtagtGATTACACTGTCTACACTAAGTTTTAATGcgcatctaaaccctgttttatggTACTCATCACATTGTCTACACTTAAAGTTTTAGTGTGCATCTGAACCCCGTTTTACGGTACTGATCACATTGTctacacttttgtttttgtgagcttctaaaccctgttttacggtaccggttatgttaataaatttgcatatataaattaaatatttagacTAACATATATGGACTTAACATATAAAACCATGTAAAAATGAATCCTATAGATATATttaatacatgtacatacacacattttactaTGGGTATTTTATATATGTCATAAACTTATATCTACACATATACAGAGGATacatgtatgttataataatagaTCACCTTACAGGTTACATATGTGGTAAAACCATTATTGATATGGGGCAGatatgtcatatattacatttctaTGTAGGTGCAAAGTTATtattgtgagtgtttgtgtatttaatacagagttagtgtgtgtatgtagcatCCAGAACTTTTACTGAACGAAAATAATGAAACTATTAAAACTGATTAGCAGCGGATAGTTTTATTAGCTGTAGAGTGAGAAGCTGTTTCTGTTCATCTTTACTGAAGTGAATCGAAGCAAAAGCATGAAACTCAAATGCACCTGAAGTTGATTTGTTAGTGTAATGAGACGTGACTTTCCCAGTTCTGTTTAAACGCTTTGCATAGTGGCGGCAGCAAATCCTGAAACCAGTCTGGTAGAGGACTGGAGGGAAGATGTGACTGGTCAATTTTACAGTAATTTGAAATTGATCTCTCGATCTCTCACTGAATTACTATTAATTGGCTTTCTGCAGATTTATAGCTGGACCATCAACACTCCAGCAACAAGCAGAGGGAGACAAAGAGGCTTCAGCACTCCGCTGTTGTAGATGTCttgaagcgttggcagactacatctAATGATCCTCTCTgctgtcctgattatacgctggagtttggctcgttccTGTGATGTACAGGAACCAAACCAGGCGGATggatgatgtgaggatggaCTCAATGATCGATGTGTAAAACAAGTGCTCTCTGCTGAGCCCTCCTGGCGACAAAGAGTTTGTTCCtttcccactttaggtccctggataaggtggtgcccaggaacttgagtgactccatGCTCCATCTCAGCATGGGTTGTAAAAGGTAATACGTGGCTAATAGGATCATACTGGATTGTACtagttttagtttgtttaagATAAAGCTAATTTAAGATCTTTAAGATCTATTGCTGTTCTAACAGTGGCAAAGAGAAAACTGAAGTCTGAACTATCAAATTTCTCAGATTTTACTCTTAACTTTGTTGGTTTGATGGTGTGGCTGTAAAATCTCCAGTGGTTCACAACTTAGGGGAACTTTTTGACTTTTCCCTCTCCTTTGAACCTCATATTAAGGCCTTGGTTAAAAGTTCTTCTTCACACCTTCTCAATATTGCTCTCCTGTGCCCTTACACTCTCACACTGTTAAGAGGGTTTGGATTAGGAACCACAATGCGAACACAACCACAGACACTGAAGCAGAGTTTAAAAGGTTTATTTAGAACCACAGTCCAGACAGAGAACCAGGGAACGAGGGCGGAAGCGAGGGTACCAGTAGCGGCGCTTGGGGCTTGGAGGCTGACAGTAACCACAGGAGGCAGGGTTATGAGAGATTCAGGAACCAGGcggagaaggcaggaacacaggaacgaAGAGCAGgctgggatccaggaaccagacagataaggcaggaacacagatTGGACGGTTTGACCGGTTTCAACTGTGAGACGTGGAAAGTAGGATGAATCTGCATATGTTTGGGCAACTTGAGCCGGACAGTAGTGGGGCTGATGATCCTTTGGACGGTATAAGGTCCAATAAAACGAGGCGCCAGCTTCCTGGACTCAGAGTGTAGGGGTATGTTTCTGGAGGACAACCACACTGACTGGCCCGGGAGATACTGCGGACTAGGTTTTCTGTGGCGGTTGGCCGAACGCTGGGTGACGGTCTGGGACTTAAGCAGGGTAGCTCGTACGGACCTCCAGATCTTCCTGCAGCGCCGAAAGTGGTGCTCAACTGAGGGAACTGCCACCTCTGCCTCTTGTTCAGAGAATAGTGGTGGCTGGTAGCCAAGGGAGGCCTCAAACGGGGATCGGCCGGTGGCAGAGCAGGTGAGGGTATTATGGGCATATTCGGCCCACGCGAGGTGGGTGCTCCAGAGAGAGGGGCTGTTGGCCGACATACAACGCAGGGCGGCTTCCACCTCCTGGTTAGCTCTTTCCGCTTGCCCGTTGGATTGGGGGTGGAAACCGGACGAGAGGCTGACTGTGGCTCCCAGGGCTTTACAGAAAGCACGCCAGACCTGGGACACAAATTGAGGACCGCGGTCAGATACAATGTCCAGGGGAATACCGTGGATCTTGAAGACCTGGTCGAATAAGAGCTGAGCCGTCTCAAGGGCTGAAGGGAGCTTGGGTAAGGCTACCAGCCGAACCGCCTTGGAAAAACGGTCCACTACCGTCAAAATGGTCGTCATTCCCTGAGACTCCGGAAGGCCAGTGACAAAATCCAGGGCGATGTGAGACCAGGGACGTCCAGGGACAGAAAGAGGCTGGAGCAGACCGGCGGGGGGTGTGTGAGAGGACTTACTGCGGGCGCAGGTGGCGCAGGCAGCCACAAACTCCCTGGTGTCTGCTTCCAGGGAAGGCCACCAGAAGTGACGCCTAAGGAGGGACTCTGTGCGATTAGCTCCAGGATGGCTGGCGAAATTGGAGCAGTGTCCCCATCTGAGGACAGCCGGTCGTACAGCAGTCGGGACAAACAGGCGGTTGGAAGGCCCATCTCCAGGGTCGGGTTCCTGTTCTAGGGCTTCTTTAATAGCTTCCTGGATATCCCAGGTGACCCCGGCTAGGACACAATTGGAAGGCAAGATGGAGTCGTCGGAGGGTGGAGTGTCCTCGGAAATGAACTGGCGCGAGAGCGCGTCAGGTTTGGTGTTGCGGGAGCCTGGGCAGTAAGTCAGGGTAAAGTCGAAACGACTAAAGAATAGAGCCCATCGGGCTTGGTGGGAGTTCAGCCGTTTTGCTGTCTGGACATAAGAAAGAGTTTTATGATCTGTCCAGACCACAAAAGGCTGTCTTGCtccctccagccagtgcctccactctTCCAGGGCGAGTTTGACTGCCAGGAGCTCGCGATTACCTACATCGTAATTTGCCTCCGAGGGGGTGAGCCGTTTGGAGAAGAAGGCACAGGAATGAAGCTTGTTGTCTGGGCTAGAGCGTTGGAAAAGGACCGCTCCAACTCCACAAGAAGATGCGTCAACCTCCACAAGGAATTGCTTCGAGGGATCTGGTTGAGAAAGGACGGGAGCAGAGGTGAACAGAACCTTGAGACGGTCGAAGGCAGTCTGAGCTTCCAGGGGCCAGGAGAAGGGGACTTTGGTGGAGGTCAAGCGAGTTAGGGGGGCCGCTACCCTGCTGTAGTTGCGGATGAAGCTCCTGTAAAAGTTTGCGAACACTAGAAAGCGTTGCAAGGCCTTACGGCAGGAAGGAACAGGCCACTCAGTAATGGCACGGATCTTTTCGGGGTCAGCTTTAATTCGCCCTGGCTGGATGACAAAGCCGAGGAAGGCGATGGAATTCGTGTGGAACTCGCATTTCTCAGCCTTGATAAATAACCTGTTTTCCAACAGGCGAGACAGGACCCGCCGGACGTGAATGACGTGCTCCTCAGGGGACCGGGAAAAAATCAATATGTCGTCCAAATAAACGAACACGAAAGGGTACAGGAAATCGCGTAGGACGTCATTTACCAGGgcctggaagactgcgggggcgtTGGTcagcccaaagggcatcaccaaGTATTCGAAATGGCCGAGGGTGGTGTTAAAGGCCGTCTTCCACTCATCACCTTCCCGAATATGCACCAGGTGGTAGGCGTTGCGGAGGTCAAGTTTACTCAAAATAGTAGTACCCTGCAGAGACTCGAAAACAGAGGACGAAAGCGGAAGGGGATACTTGTTCCTGACCGTGATCTGGTTCAGCGCCCGATAGTCTATGCAAGGCCTCAAGGACTTATCCTTTTTCTCCACAAAGAAGAACCCTGCACCGAGGGGAGAGGAGGAAGGACGGATGAGACCAGTTTCAAGACACTCAGAGAGGTAATTCTCCATGGCTTCACGCTCCGGACGAGACAGGTGGTAAAGACGGCTGGTGGAAAGTGCGGCCCCGAGGAGGAGATTAATAGCGCAGTTGTAGGGCCGGTGGGGAGGAAGAGATCGAGCTCGGTCCTTACTAAATACTTCCTGAAGATCATGATACTCGGAGGGGACCTGGGAGAGGTCAACATCGTCGATGGAAGGAGGGGGGTCGGTACGAGGGCTAGAGGGATGGACTGCTGACTGTAAACACCGGGAGTGGCAGAGATCGCTCCAAGCAGTGATCTTTCCCTGCTGCCAATCAAGATGAGGATTATGTGTTGAGAGCCGTGGGAACCCCAAAACCAGAGGGGACTTGGGAGTCTTGACTAccgagaaacggatggactcgCGATGATTGCCCGAAAGGACTAGGGTAACCGGGGCCGTACGGTGAGTAATTCGAGCAAACATGCGCCCATCCAGAGCAAAAGCGGTTACAGGGGTGTCGAGAACCTCCAAGACGCACCCTTTTTGGGTGGCAAGGCTTTCATCGATAAGATTGTCCTTCGACCCGGAATCGATGAGTGCAAGGAGGGACACTGGATTCCCGGGGAAGCATAGGGTAGCAGGGACCTGGAGGCGAGGACGAAGAGGTGGGGTAGTGGGTCTTGAGCTCGTCAGAATCCCCACTCCTACTGGCGAGCTTGGAGGCTGACAGTAACCACAGGAGGCAGGGTTATGAGAGATTCAGGAACCAGGcggagaaggcaggaacacaggaacgaAGAGCAGgctgggatccaggaaccagacAGATAAGGTAGGAACACAGGAGCGAAGAGCAGgctgggatccaggaaccaggcagacaaggcaggaacacaggaacgaAGAGCAGgctgggatccaggaaccaggcagacaaggcaggaacacaggaacgaGGAGTAGgctgggatccaggaaccaggcagataaggcaggaacacaggagcgaACAGCAGGCTGGGATCCAGAAACCAGGcagacaaggcaggaacacaagAGCAAAGAGTAGGCTAAAAGGGAATCAGGCAGTGTGCATAGCAAACAGCAACTGACAATCTGGTGGTGACCGAGAGGAAGGCAGGGGCTTATAACAAGGAGGCTGATGAGAAGGTAATTAGGGCCAGGTGAGTCAAATTAAGCAGgggagagatctattggctggaatgGGAGGAGAAGTACCTTCAGCCACCACTAGATGTCGCCAAAACCACCAGAGGGGAGGCCACAGAGAACAGCAGCTCAGGAGGAGCTCTTAACACACACGAAGATGCGTTCATCTCGTCCCGTTTAGATCGGTCATCCCAACAAAATCATACAGTATGTTCTTCAGTATGTTCTTTGATGCTCGAGTTCTTTCATATATTACATCACTCCAAATCTTTATCAGCtacactggcaacctgtcccaCTTCATACTCAATTTCAAGTTCTACTCTGttctcctccactttctgtagaGGTGCcctggggggtattccagaaagcgggttaagtgattaaaccaggtaagttaactcagaattaaCGAAAACTCGGGGTTTTCCAttccagaaaccgagattaaagagAACCTGAgtcagttactatagcaacttacgctctgaagctaacctgctcactggcaggttaacttaaacctaatccggggttacacacacttttctcatGCAAACATGGCGTGTCCTTttctccaggatccagttgatATCGAAGCGCAAATTATTCGCAGAGCTCTTCATCGCAAACGAGTAATTAGACCCAGATTAGACATACTTTCATTTCCCGATGAATTTCTCCGTGAACGTTACTGTTTTTCCTCGCAGTCAATTATATACCTAAACAATATTCTTAAGCCACACATTTCAAATATTACACATCGTGGATCAGCCCTCACGTCTTTGCAGACTTTATGCATTGCTCTCCGTTTTTTTGCCAATGGATCTTTTTTATACAATGTAGGAGACGCTGAACACATAGGCAAGGCAACTGTATGTCGGTCAGTCCGCAAAGTATGCCTAGCATTAAAACGGCTGTTGTACAATTTTGTGGTGTTCCCTGGGCATAAGCCTATAATGAACATCAAAGAGGAATTCCACAGAATTGCAGGTTTGTCTTTATTAACAAAGATTACAAAATGATCAAACAAATGGGAAGTAAAAGATAAATAGCTCtgcaacatttaatattttaggaTTTCCAAGAGTCattggatgcatggatggaacCCACATTCCAATTAAAGCACCTGCCGAAAAATGAAGGGGATTATGTAAAcatggggccagtgatagcttggtggttaaggtactggactagtaagcagaaggttgccggttcaagccccgccaccaccaccaagttgccactgttgggtccctgagcaaggcccttaaccctcaattgctcatcgtgttccgctcattgtgtaagtcgctttggataaaagcgtctgctaaatgctgaaaatgaaatgaatgaaataaacagaaaatccTTCCACAGCATTAATATACAAGTAGTGACCAGCATAAATGtactacttttttttaaaataaaagtctaacatttaatacattacaTAAACTTATTGTTCTCCTCCATTAAGATCAACATTATTACAAATGTTGAAGCCAAATGGCCAGGCTCTGTGCATCATGCAAGGATTTTTCGCGAGTCTGCACTATACAATAAATTTGATCAGGGTAAGCCTGTGGCACTTTTGCTATGGGTGGGATTCACATTCAGTGTATTGTTACATTGTTTCGGTTTTAAATCACTGCACCCCCTGTGTGCTTACAGGACAATACGACGGCCTCCTTGTTGCAGACAGAGGGTATCCCTGCATGCCATATGTGATGACGCCATACCCTGACCCTGAGCCTGGACCACAGTCACGCTACAACCTGGCCCTCTGCAGAACAAGAGCAAAGGTTGAAATGACAATCGGGATCCTCAAGGCCAGGTTTCAGTGCCTGCGGGGGCTCAGGGTCACCCCAGAGAGGGCATGTGACATTATAGTGGCATGTGTGGTATTGCACAACATTGCCACTATCAGAAGGGAGCAACATCCTGCCATACCCCAAATAAATGATGAGGAGGAACCTCATCTTAATGTACCTGAACACAGAAATGGTCGAATTGTCAGAAATTCAATCTGCAATCACTATTTCTCTGATTGATTATTTTTCACCATTTTCCTTACCCATCTGCCCTTTACAATATAAACTGAGAACAACTTAATTTCTGTTTATGATTTCTTTATttcctggaaaaaaaaaaaaatgccaacAAGTTAATTTTCTTGTCCTTATTCTTGGTAAGaacatatatacactcacagcAACTACTCCCACCTTTAATTTATATTCCAGCAACTCAATTTCCAgtcttgtctgttttatttggAGTTTTATATGTTCCATCTGAAGATCACACTTTTCAATTTGTTTTTTTCAGGTGGACCTTGTATAAATCCTTTACAGCCAACttgaaagaaagagacaaaaatacCATGTTATGCTAAAATAAATAGCTTTGTGTTCTAAatattttagatatttattGAGACATAAACATATTCTTACTGTTCCAAGCTGAGCTTTGGAGGTGGATGGTTCCTCATCAGATTCATGATCACCAATCACATTCTGTTAtaggacagtcacacacattacCATGTTTAATCAAATGAAATACCATGGTCAACATATTCAACATATGCAACGTATACTGTACCTCCATAGACCTTCCAGGATCCTCCCACTCTGAGGCAGCAGAGATTGTTTCATCATCATCCTGCAACAGgaattttgttttttgtttaacagAAAGATATTTATACACATCAAGTAAGATTTAGGAACATTAAGATCACTTACAACTGCAGGAGGCTCATTTGGTTGCACCACACCACCAATCACTGGGGAGATGGCATTAAAACATGTTTAGACTATCAATGCAGTTCTCACAGTTTATGAACTAGAAactaataaatgtaatgaacatgCCTTTAACATAAAGAGTTGTGTCCTGGGGGGTTGTTGGCTCAGATGAGCTCCCTCCAGTGATTCCATCAGTTATAGGCCTGCCACTGTTCTGTGACAGTGCAAGCTCCTCTGCCTGGGTGAAAGGCAGTGGTGGTGGCCCCCCTCCTGTTTTTCTTACTTCAGCCTT is a genomic window of Trichomycterus rosablanca isolate fTriRos1 unplaced genomic scaffold, fTriRos1.hap1 scaffold_181, whole genome shotgun sequence containing:
- the LOC134306020 gene encoding putative nuclease HARBI1 — translated: MACPFLQDPVDIEAQIIRRALHRKRVIRPRLDILSFPDEFLRERYCFSSQSIIYLNNILKPHISNITHRGSALTSLQTLCIALRFFANGSFLYNVGDAEHIGKATVCRSVRKVCLALKRLLYNFVVFPGHKPIMNIKEEFHRIINIITNVEAKWPGSVHHARIFRESALYNKFDQGQYDGLLVADRGYPCMPYVMTPYPDPEPGPQSRYNLALCRTRAKVEMTIGILKARFQCLRGLRVTPERACDIIVACVVLHNIATIRREQHPAIPQINDEEEPHLNVPEHRNGRIVRNSICNHYFSD